A single Osmerus mordax isolate fOsmMor3 chromosome 7, fOsmMor3.pri, whole genome shotgun sequence DNA region contains:
- the LOC136945980 gene encoding DNA damage-regulated autophagy modulator protein 2, with amino-acid sequence MWCFQKGVCALPSILVIWSSATFIINYVIAVLMGHVDLLVPYISDTSADPPERCVFGFMLSISSFLGVATVYVRYKQVQSLALGGEHSLHLLNCAGLVLGILSCLGMCVVANFQKTSIISMHLVGAGLTFFMGVFYILVQTGMSYRMQPRFHGRDILWARTAVGLWSLASIVTAFVSSVILYDDLPGVDVTSKLHWNPGETGYTAHMVSAVAEWSLAFSFISFFLTYIRDFQKMEFQVQAILQSNHLYDYNHYDGRTHVYHGEHSPLLSGGL; translated from the exons ATGTGGTGTTtccagaagggtgtgtgtgccctcccGTCTATCCTGGTCATCTGGTCGTCTGCCACCTTCATCATCAACTACGTGATCGCTGTTCTAATGGGTCATGTTGACCTGCTGGTGCCTTATATCAG TGACACCAGTGCTGATCCTCCTGAACGTTGTGTCTTCGGTTTCATGCTGAGCATCTCTTCCTTTTTAG GTGTAGCCACTGTTTACGTTCGGTACAAGCAGGTCCAGTCCCTGGCACTAGGGGGCGAACACAGTCTGCATCTCCTCAACTGTGCGGGCCTGGTCCTGGGCATCTTGAGCtgtctgggtatgtgtgtggtggccaACTTCCAG AAGACCTCCATCATCTCGATGCACCTGGTTGGAGCTGGGCTGACCTTTTTCATGGGGGTGTTCTACATCCTGGTGCAGACAGGCATGTCCTATCGCATGCAGCCTCGCTTCCACGGCAGGGACATCCTGTGGGCCCGCACCGCCGTGGGGCTGTGGAGCCTGGCTAGCATCGTCACTG cGTTTGTGTCATCCGTTATCCTGTATGACGACCTGCCAGGGGTAGATGTGACCAGTAAACTACACTGGAATCCTGGGGAAACC GGCTACACGGCTCATATGGTCAGTGCTGTTGCGGAATGGTCTCTGGCCTTCTCCTTTATCAGTTTCTTCCTGACCTACATACGAGACTTCCAG AAAATGGAGTTTCAGGTGCAGGCTATCCTGCAGAGTAACCACCTGTACGACTACAACCACTACGACGGGAGGACACATGTTTACCACGGAGAGCACTCGCCACTTCTTTCTGGTGGCCTCTGA